TGCAGCCCTGGAACTGCGAGAGATGAGAACGATGTGTGCGTGCCGACCGACCAGTGCAACAAACGTAAGAACTCGTCAGCATGTAATATATGATACTGCATCAACTAGAATTGCTGAGCTAACAGCTTGGTCACGATATTCCTCCATGGGTGGGGGTGAGATTCCGCAATGTGATCTCTATCGCTTTCTCATGGCGTCGCGCAATGTCGTTACCAAGCCGTTATATGTTGCTTTCCTACGCTTGACGACCTACAGCGAACCTGACGTCCTTTTATACGtagagtctgtgtggaaagagaagagtcatggaatAACTAATATAAGGGAACCAATACATTCTATGAGTTTTTTTTCTTTCCGCACATACTCTACCTCGGTACCTAAGGACCTGTCTCATTTGTAAATtggtacgtaagtgtgacagggaggcaacacgtcgaacgtggttcgtggtaggccctcaggttCGCTTACGGTAGTATGTGGCTAAATCGTGGCTTCCTTTAATCGTGGTAGTAAAGAAGTTGAACTTAGATACATCCAACCAAACTTTCTACTATTGAGTAGCTAGCAGACTATAATTTATGTATTCCAACAGCATGCGGTGTTGGAGAAACAAAAGACTACTGCCCAGCAAACTGCGCCAGTGACTACTGCCCTAAGAACGCGAAGACCGCTTCTTGCGCTCGCCCGACGGTCTGTCCTCCGCCACAGTGCAAGTGTAGATTCAACTACCGTCGCGCTGTTAATGGGACATGTATACCTACACGCGATTGCCGTGAGTATCTTGGTTGTGCCTTTCCAAAACAAAACGGTGTAACGTAACTATTTTGCTTTAAAATTAAACCCTTACAGGATCATCACATCATCATTTGTCCGTACGGTTCTCACAACTagcacaaaagagataggtacagaaatcaatctacatacaaagcgcgctcgagcaacgcacacatagacactgctcacggacacgatttctcggaccagttgggaccagtgcgagcgggagtgccatccgcttgagacacgcgtctgtgaacttttttgtgcaataatggagaaacaaaacaaaaagttattataactgtacagtggatggttgtttaaattcaacattaaccggtgaattgtcgttttttaagctaccagtggtttcagagagaatgcgtatgcgaatttattacattgttcaTGAGAATGCGaaattattacactttaaaatataataatcgtgcatttcgccaatctcgaaatcatcgcaagatattttctgtgggaaatttgtaatataacaatgacattataattaaaatacctatttgagttattaatgtttattattaatttatatttccattcttcccgtttcatactcaacaataaatcaaacaactagatacaagatacgatacgatggatacgagtgccactaccacgatagttttttgtgcataagtcatagttcgcaacaatcgcaaccctagagcgaccgccgagcgtaggtatgaaaagtaaagtacatacatgtgattgacttctgtacttatctgttttgtgcagCTAGTTTGCTCCGGGCAACTACTGGGCCATAAAATTTGAAAATAggagattgttaaccaagggatgaaaggcactcatttcTGCTGAGGTAGTTTAGCCAAAAGCCCGGATCCGCAAACGTGAAGATCGTCTTTACTCcctaaagataaagataaagataaaaaatagtttattcaagtaggcatattacaatgcgcttatgaacgtcaaataaatttaccggctccaaccgtacacctctgccccgagaagatttaaatcccccctcaattggaggagggtatcccaatatgggaccggcaacaaactcggcgggacacatcttttcaaaacattattacatcttataattaacatgcattacgagtaattaatacaatttaagttactatagaattcatgcaattatactcagtgagtacataactttatagaatttgatataaaaaataaacatatatgcacatgaaatcacaaatacgtagctctttcagaaaacaaatcaaatcttacaaaaggaaaagaaaataaaatcaataaaagaaatgagaatacatatttatttatttatttatttatttatttaaactttattgcacagtaaaaattgtacaaaaggcgaacttaatgccagaaggcattctctaccagttaacctttgggccaaacagagaacaagtagtaaataggtgcaagaaaaattaaaagtacgaAAAATTCACTATTActtaagtatacatttttatgttgaacaacatacaatttcaaatatatatattgctataatatacttacttatacatacataatatactaacatacatatgggtatggtatacatattatatgaatctaactgattgttatgagatgctttcatacaatttgatgtgctttcttacctgagctgagtcacctttaactctacacataatacaatgtttttaattgctacttgtcgttattacagtttctggtttggaccatgcatgtttgtctgtcaagtagtcctcgactctgtaataagccttcaacatcaatgacttttttaagtaattcttaagagctggaaagggtaatcttaaagcatcctcaggtaacttgttataaaaatgaatgcattgcccaacgaatgacttctgtactttacgaacacgaaactttctgatagcaagcttatttttatttctagtattatagttatggacatcagaattcttagtgaaggagtctagattcttaacaacataaataatactatcatatatgtattgggaagctacagttaaaatattaatttctttaaaaagttctcttaatgattcacgcacccttaaattatatatagaacgaatggctctcttttgtaagacaaatatagtctgtatgtcagctgctttgccccaaaccagaataccatatgacattacactatgaaaataactataataaacaaggcgagctgtctcaacattagtcaattgtctaattctcctcacagcgtaagcggccgaacttaatttgtttgctagtgttcttatatgaggactccattgtagatttttgtccaatgttaaaccaagaaacagtgctttatctaccatctctaagcattcattattcaaaagtatcttagtatcgactggtttaacattcggcaaagaaaatcgaatgcatttagttttcttagcattaagaagcaaattgttcatagtaaaccagtttagtacattaacgagtgtgctgttaattatactgtaatcggtagatttacgatcaaccttaaaaagtaatgatgtgtcatcagcaaaaagaacaatttcacaaagattttctactacacatggcaaatcatttatataaaccaaaaacaggaatggacccaaaatagaaccttgtggcactcctaattggactacagtaccgctagaccgggttttgtttacaacaactgtttgtgttctgttgctaaggtaagaagacataaagtttagggcatttactgacagaccatagtgttctaatttcaaaatgagcgttccatgatccacacaatcaaatgctttagaaagatcacaaaatatgccaattgcatcacaagaattttcccaaatatcataaatatgtttaataagtaccgaagcagcatcggtcgtggaacggccctttgtgaaaccaaactgattgcttatgagtaaagtatgtctgttgaagtgacccagtagatcatttaacattaacttttcaaaaactttacttagtacaggaagtattgatattggacggtaattagccatatcactcgaatcacccgatttaaaaagaggtatgactttgctatatttcataagatctggaaagactccttgtgaaattgaaatattataaattacggctaagtaaggcgctattacgtccaagacatgactaatgactctaacggatgttccccataagtcttccgttttctttaaattgagtgacttgaatgttttaacaataattgctgaatctactagactaaactcaaagttaatattacatttcttaacattagcacaaagtaaggaatgagctcgagacgaagatgaatgtagacatttcgtggtattaatagctattttagaaaaataatcttcgaatgccgaggcaacatcgttgtttgacatggtctgttgtttatccgagacaatgttgacttgacaatcgcgtgatttacatttaccagcttccttatttataatattccatgttgtcttcactttgttgtccgacactttcagtttagaacttgtatagtttgctttgGCTGTTAAACACACTCTCTTGAAGATTTTTGAGTAGTTCCTCACATAGTCCAGGAAATCTGTATTTTTGTTCAGCTCTCTCTCACTATAAAGTTCATAAAGCCTTTTTCTACTTTTATAAATGCCTGCAGTAGCCCATTCACTAAACTTTGTTCTAGTTTTTGACCCACTAATAGTTTTCATACtgaaattttgattaaaatgataAAGAATTACGTTAAAAACATCTTCATACAAATTATTACAGTTGTAATGTGAAAATGGTAACCTACAAAGacttttttgaatttcatttttgaataaTTCCAAGCGACTACTAGTAATGGGTCTATATGTTATTGTTTGTGGAGTATCACGAATATCGCTTAAGAAAACAGCCCTTTGACCGCTATGATCAGaataaaaacagttaaatatttgcttatctatacattcacaattacaaaatatattatccaGACACGTTGCACTAGTTACCCCTACCCGAGCAGGTTcaagaaacaagttaaataaattgaatgattTAAACAAACACAGCATTTTAACAGTGTTACTAGAGGACTCGAGCAAGTTAACATTAAAATCTCCACAGACTATAACATGTTTTTGGCCCTTACATACTAATTTCAGCACACTTTCCATTGTAGTTTCAAATGTGCTGAAGTCAGCTGATGGTGGTCTGTAaacacatacaataatatatttttctaattctacACAGGAAATTTCGATAATTCTTTCTATGGAATAATTTACAATATCTTTACGCTCTTTAGATTTcatgcaatttttaacaattatcaggGAACCACCATGAACAGCAGACTGTCTAGCAAAAAAACTGACTAATTTaaagttaacaaaatcaaataaaaactgcCCATCTTTCACCCAATGTTCAGTGATACACATAACttcaacattattattatctaaaaataaacctatttctAATTCTTTGCTGGAAAAACCCTGAATATTCTGGTGAATAATATTCATACTCAGGCGTTTTTCCGCTGTCTTACAAtctagtttaaatttggcatggGGTCCTTGACTTTGTCAGCTGACTGAGAATTAGCTATAACACTACTAAATCTATTTGGCTCAATATTATAGGCCAATAAATCCactaggtatacaaaatatttctttggcAGAAATACCTTCCTTGGAGCTAGCATGAAGCGctcaatgaatttatttaagtcAAAGAAATGGTACTTTTTATTGACAGATATGGCATGGTACATCAAAGAATTGTAGTGtgctactttactattatagtcaTAAGACATATTCTCTGCATAAGGCAGTGCACATAAAATGATTTTCCCCACAccagatttttcaataatacttaaagTGGACATCAACTTATCTATGCTAAGCTTATCTACATTAAGGCTATTTCCCaataaaattacaagtgtagtactgcTATCATAACATCCCTTTGAAATAAGGTCACAcaagtgagacaaagtaatgttTTGATAACAGTAATTTGAGACTTTCTGCTCTAATCTGTAGCTTAATAATGGGCCCATTCCTAGCCCAATCTGATCTGAAAAAACAACAGTCTTACTGACTGCTCTAGGGGTCTGTGTGACTACTGGTACAGCTGGCCTAGAAGTGTTGAGGGCCACATCGGCTTCaacaacttttgctggtggCATTTGGCCACAATTACAAATATTTCCATTAAGTAATGACTTGCATCGCTCCtctaaattttgattttcttgCAGCAATTTATTAAAAGCCTTGATGTGCTCCTCAACTTGTTTTTTGGTGGTTTCATACATGGTGGTTATTACCAGAAGCTCATCTTTTAACCTATTTATATCGGCATGTAACTTCTGGAAATTTGATTCCTTAGTTTCAAGCTCCAAATGACAATTTTGAACCCTATTTTTCATAACCGATAATGCATGTTTtaatttactatattttttaatgCATGCCTGGCCTTTGATAAGCTTCTGGGTTCTCCTAATATACCTATTAATCTTGATATACTTTTTTAACTTATTGCTACTattaaaatatactaaatatCTAGAGTCCTTACTAATTTGAGTTTCACCGCTTGCCAACTCTTGGTACACATTTTGTAGTTCCGAAGCATCATAGTGCTCCCGCTCTCTcctaaacaaattaagttcatcATTAGCCGCACCCAGTTCCTCTTCCAAATGTGTGATGCGGGTTAAGGCCACTTCATGCGTAGAAGCGCACTGATTGAATGAGTCTACTGCCTCTTGCAAACGGTCCACTTCACCACGGGCATCAGTCAACTGCACATCATTGTCTGCCAGGTCCCGTCTTAAATCTGAGTTTGTGTCGACCAATTTCTTGAACTGTAGTTCGCTCTCCTCCCTATCCTGCAACAACTGCTTGGACAAGGCCCTCGACTCCTGTAGATCTTGTGTAGTAGTCTTaagttgcatctctagttggcGCGCAGTTGCCTTGCGAGTGTTGGCAGCGCTTTTGGTGGTCATTGTCACTTGTCACGAGTTCTGAAAGGTGTAAATAATAAAGGATGAGTACTTATCTCAATAAAATTGAGAGTGGAATTTTGCCAGGACAAGAGAGATGAAAGCTAGAACATATGAACTATGAACGATGTATGCAGTGTGTCAGTAGTGGGCTGTGTCTGTGGCGAATGTGCCTTGTCTCAACTTTTACTTCCACTAGTTCGTCAAGCAAAGAGAAACTGCACTGAGCCAATGTATTTGTGGTTTGACGTTGCTCACGGCTGTACAATGAGCTTTGTACAAATGTAATACTAAGTAATATatggtataatataataataacagtgTGGTAACAGTAAGATAGAACAAAATACTCTCCCGGTTTCAAACACGAAAATCCAACGGCGATCACTCGTTGACAGCTAGGTAGTTCCGCCCCAAAGTACAGTAAATACTCGATGTATCGTTGTCAATTGCACATAAATTATATAACTGATGTTTCTTTACTACTTAAATCTATTAAAGTTCACCATAACtctaattttaaactaaaaatataattaattttcaatatttgaaATCAGCTGGTCTCAAGTCAGCCTGACAGCTCGGGGACCGTTCGGATTCCTAAATACTGACATTACCTACTGTTTTCACAGCCCCATTTGAGTGCAACAAGCGCTTCGAAAAATACTACTCTTGCCCGCCGCTCTGTCCAAACGGGTCCTGCGGCCAGGCCACTCCAACAGGAGCCTGTCCTGCATATTTCGGAAGAATAGGCATTGTACTGGAATGCAGCCCGAGCTGTCGGTGCAAGGAGGGCTACTTTTGGAATGAGGACAAGGTCTGCGTGCCTTACAATCAATGCCGTAAGTTGATTTCTTTCTGTTTTTATAGGGTTCcgcgtacccaaagggtaaaaccgcgaccctattactaagactccgctgcccGTCTGTCATTCGTCTGTCCGacctgtccgtctgtttgtcactAGGCCGTGGGGTGTTTGGTATCTAAtgatgaaccgtgatagacagttgaaattttcacaggtgatgtatttctgttgccgctataagaacaaatacttaaaagtacgaaaccctcgatgggcgagtccgactcgcacttatccggtttttttttctattgttgatgttgtatgtatatatttgtaaaaaatattattcgtaatattatggttgactggtagagaatgccatttggcattaagtccgtcaTTTGTACAtgcattgttgtatatattttgtgcaataaagtttaaataaattaataaaaaaaaaagcggccaagagcatgtcgggacaacataataaaacactatcaatagagttggaccaagaaaagtctgcagcggatttgatatccCCCAAAGTGCAAATGTTAATTATCAATAcgtcataaatatcatagaagtttgacatttaaaataacacttttactgcgtgggctatcaaatccgctgcagaattatcttggtctgactctagtagtAGGCCCAAGAAACGACAGAAGTTCTTTGTCTGTTATTCTTTAAAACCGTGAAAATACAAACGAAACTATTATTTGTTTTCAGCGGGCAAAGGCAATACGACTTCGGAATAAAGAAAAGGAAATAAGTAGGTGCATGGGTACCTATGCCACTGCCAGCAACGCTTCGTTTAGGTGTTATCGAAATAAGTGcctaatatacctatacaaaaaaTTATGCTGGGGTTTGCCTGAAGGCCTGATCTGAGAGAttctcaaaataaataaaatcattttcatgttttttttacctGAAACGCGAACTCGTGAAAGGGCTTGTTACACCTTCCTGAATTCAGTAAGCTGACGAGAGGGACGCTGTAATCGAGGGACATGATGGAGATATCTATCTCCCTTCTACGTACTGCTGCATTCCTGTCTTCAGTAACTTAAATTAAaggtatttaattacacaaacgggtctaccgcgatataatttcattgtttttacctttaattccgacgtttcagctgagttgcaccagctgtggtcacggaaagactgacgtcccaacacccccgacccccccccccccgaccCGACCGGGggggtagacccgtttgtgtaattaaatatgtgtacaaaacgcgagagtttaaagtgttaaattAAAGGTGTAAAAAGCTCTTTGGCGACCTGCGCGCTGGCTCTGCGCTGAGCTGAAGCTTGGTGACTGCAATCAATTTTGGTAACATACTTACGGGTATTTACTACACTTCTGCTCCCGAACAATCTGAAACCATCGACATGAGAAGAGTGCGCAGTAGGGTATTGTACCTACtgtgtttaaaataaattattttacaccatgcatgaaataaagcaccagataattattaaaaaaacacagatagaagttatttttaaacaattggatagaaaaaagagtaaacaaaatctaccctaaaattcttaagccagttgagggtagatggaaacattacatgatcaaataatgtaggttaaagtcagctAGGTCGTTCAGTGATAGATCCAGGTAGTTTTaattgtatttggttggttaatcacaataaatgttatacctacccgaaaatgtacacattatttgtttacttttatttaagtaggtactttttagggttccgtacccaaagggtaaaacgggaccctattactaagacttttagggttccgtacccaaagggtaaaacgggaccctattactaagacttcgctgtccgtccgtccgtctgtcaccaggctgtatctcacgaaccgtgatatgaAATGatatgaaattttcacatatgatatatttctgttgccgctataacaacaaatactaaaaacagaataaaataaagatttaaatggggctcccatacaacaaacgtgatttttgacaaaagttaagcaacgtcgggagtggtcagtacttggatgggtgaccgtttttttttgcttttttttcgttttttttttttgcatggtacggaacccttcgtgcgcgagtccgactcgcacttgcccggtttttttaagatAGCTGacctaattaaatatttacaaagaAGTTGACGGTTGTTCCTTAAGGCCCCGTAGGTTCAGGCTCTCctctcactctcactgagcgtaaCGTGAGCATAACGACTGTGCGTGCCCGGGGTCGTAGAACTTGGATTATCATGTTTATGAATTTGaatgttttgtaagttttaacaaaaacaaaacttaaTCGATGAGttctataaaaattaaaattgggcatttagaagcaattttcattattattgctTTTGTGCAATAATTGTTGAACATAAAACCGATTGCTGCGCACCGAAGGTGATCAAGAAGTGCCAAATATGCCACATAtgctataaaaaaaacatcatttaTCTCCAATATGGAGTACCTAAATTAGCATACCGTTtctttgagaaattacttaatttaaactcaggaatgcacccttgattTCGATCCTcctcctggccgcgtagccaagatgccgatcgcttacgctcagtagcgatcgaaacgcaaccgtcactgtcgcactaatatggaagtgtgatagagagacatgatggttttcgttgtcgaagcgatagcgattgtaaccttggctaggccggctgtttcGGAGATCggttttcccgagggtctaACAGTATCAGGTTCTTcgaaaaaggagtgtacaggttttcaAAAGTAGGGCACCGGGCATGTAACAGCTATTGCAGGCGTCCacaggctacggtgactgcttaccatcaggcgggtaTGCTTGTTTGCTAGCGATGtggcatataaaaataaatcgcgCGAATTAAGATTGTCATCGATTTTATTGAATAAGATTCCGTTAATTCTCAGAAAAAGCTAAGAGCCCCCTCCCCCTGGAGAATAAAATTTGTATCTAAATGTGTGCCCCCCTGCCCTTCGCCATCGGCCATAGCAATTAACTGCCCCCCCGTAATAACCCATTAGCGGCGACGCCCTTGTATCATACCTCTACCGACCGACCCTATAAAAACAAGCACAAAAATGTGCTTGTGTTTTTGTCTCTGCTATCTTGTTCTGTCTATAGGCCACCAAACGAAGGAAAAAcaggggaaataattcgtgtatgagcgaattttggcatagttgtaggtcaaggtgccttacacaacatattgaaagtactggtggatggggggtgtgctaacgggtggaggggggttaaaaggtccctttttttaggttttcgtaaataactcgtaaacggtggctcatagcaaaaaatgttcttatacataagtaatctatataaaattgcctacaagaaagattccgtacacttttttgctaggatcaatattcaagaaGATATCAACACGGGAACgttaattaaaatcaattttgtggtctgtttttttatattttcgtatataactcgtaaacggtagctgATAGCAgaaaatagcaaaaaatgttctgaaacgtaaataa
The sequence above is drawn from the Cydia fagiglandana chromosome 7, ilCydFagi1.1, whole genome shotgun sequence genome and encodes:
- the LOC134666175 gene encoding zonadhesin-like; its protein translation is MVKSLALLAFAVIVSVGILAVAAQSTECNKPDEEKRCVMVCPPQKTCRNMDILVSCLYNPSEVCKDTCVCQEGYFRNDGGECVTTDDCTKCGGQNEYFSCRVQPDQTCASLTDKSADQDSEQCKEQCYCSPGTARDENDVCVPTDQCNKPCGVGETKDYCPANCASDYCPKNAKTASCARPTVCPPPQCKCRFNYRRAVNGTCIPTRDCPPFECNKRFEKYYSCPPLCPNGSCGQATPTGACPAYFGRIGIVLECSPSCRCKEGYFWNEDKVCVPYNQCPGKGNTTSE